CGATggggacaagtctggagacgctgccggcagctcctgtgtaatcaatgACATCCCCGATGTGCTAGatgtagacaagtctggagatgctgcagacaCGGGAGCAGGTGCAGGCCACTCAGCAGCACCGGCAACATGCTATCTGGGGACAATTTGGAGAAACAGCCGCACCACAGCACAACGTAAAATGAATTCTGCTGCAAATTTGTTCTGTGTGAACAAGTACTGATAGTTTTCATGGCTGAGCGTTTGTTACAACGGCATAGACACAATCCTCCAAATCAACTCTTCTCTACGtctcaaaatctactatataattgtctaagggtcacttccgtctttctgtctgtcacggatattcattggtcgcagcctctgtctgtcatggaaatccaagtcgctgattggtcatggcaaaacgcccacgattattgccacgaccaatcagcgacggccatagtctggcagcgaaatggccgctgctttagtgccctgcagtcggtgctgagcgctcacacagggttaatgccagcttaacggaccgcggtgtaacacactccgttaccgcagctattaaccctgtgtgaccaactttttactattgatgctgcgtatacagcatcaatagtaaaacgatctaatgttaaaaataataataataattaaaaaaaaaaaaaaagttattctcaccctccggcgtcgcgtcctgtcctcggcagtgcaagcggcaggttccggtgccaaggatgctatgcgagaaggacctgccgtgacgtcaaggtcatgtgatcgcgacatcatcacaggtcctgcgctcataccaacccttggaccgcaagctgccgcgtgcaccgcacacaggcgacaggactacaagggcccttcggaaggtgagtatatgtttattttttattttaagtcttttttaaccacgcatatagtgcccacattgctatatactatgtgggctgttatatactacatctctgtgctatatacgatgtagctgggcaatatacaacgtgactgtccaatatactacgtggctgggcaatatactacgtggctctgctatatactacgtcgctgaccaatacactacgtagctgtgcaatacacttatgtgactgtattatatactacgtgcctgtgcaatatactacatggctctacaatacactatgtggctatgttatatactacgtacctctcctatatactacgtacgctgtgttacatactacgtagctctcttatatactacgtagctatgttatatactacgtcggttgtcttatatactacatcactgtgcaatatagtacatagcctgtgctatatactacctacatattctagaatacccaatacgttagaatcggccCACATCTAGTGTGAAATAATCTTCTAGACTAATCCAACCGGATCCTAAAAGCCCCATCTCTGCCTGCAGTGCAGTGTGGGTACCCGAGCCCCATCTCTgcctgcagtgcggtgtgggtacCCGAGCCCCATCTCTgcctgcagtgcggtgtgggtacCCGAGCCCCATCTCTgcctgcagtgcggtgtgggtacCCGAGCCCCATCTCTgcctgcagtgcggtgtgggtacCCGAGCCCCATCTCTgcctgcagtgcggtgtgggtacCCGAGCCCCATCTCTGCCTGCAGTGCAGTGTGGGTACCCGAGCCCCATCTCTGCCTGCAGTGCAGTGTGGGTACCCGAGCCCCATCTCTGCCTGCAGTGCAGTGTGGGTACCCGAGCCCCATCTCTGCCTGCAGTGCAGTGTGGGTACCCGAGCCCCATCTCTGCCTGCAGTGCAGTGTGGGTACCCGAGCCCCATCTCTGCCTGCAGTGCAGTGTGGGTACCCGAGCCCCATCTCTGCCTGCAGTGCAGTGTGGGTACCCGAGCCCCATCTCTGCCTGCAGTGCAGTGTGGGTACCCGAGCCCCATCTCTGCCTGCAGTGCAGTGTGGGTACCCGAGCCCCATCTCTGCCTGCAGTGCAGTGTGGGTACCCGAGCCCCATCTCTGCCTGCAGTGCAGTGTGGGTACCCGAGCCCCATCTCTGCCTGCAGTGCAGTGTGGGTACCCGAGCCCCATCTCTGCCTGCAGTGCAGTGTGGGTACCCGAGCCCCATCTCTGCCTGCAGTGCAGTGTGGGTACCCGAGCCCCATCTCTGCCTGCAGTGCAGTGTGGGTACCCGAGCCCCATCTCTGCCTGCAGTGCAGTGTGGGTACCCGAGCCCCATCTCTgcctgcagtgcggtgtgggtacCCGAGCCCCATCTCTGCCTGCAGTGCGGGTACCCGAGCCCCATCTCTGCCTGCAGTGCAGTGTGGGTACCCGAGCCCCATCTCTgcctgcagtgcggtgtgggtacCCGAGCCCCATCTCTGCCTGCAGTGCAGTGTGGGTACCCGAGCCCCATCTCTGCCTGCAGTGCAGTGTGGGTACCCGAGCCCCATCTCTGCCTGCAGTGCAGTGTGGGTACCCGAGCCCCATCTCTGCCTGCAGTGCAGTGTGGGTACCCGAGCCCCATCTCTGCCTGCAGTACAGTGTGGGTACCCGAGCCCCATCTCTGCCTGCAGTGCAGTGTGGGTACCCGAGCCCCATCTCTGCCTGCAGTGCAGTGTGGGTACCCGAGCCCCATCTCTGCCTGCAGTGCAGTGTGGGTACCCGAGCCCCATCTCTGCCTGCAGTGCAGTGTGGGTACCCGAGCCCTATCTCTGCCTGCAGTGAGTGTACCCGAGCCCTATCTCTGCCTGCAGTGAGTGTACCCGAGCCCTATCTCTGCCTGCAGTGAGTGTACCCGAGCCCTATCTCTGCCTGCAGTGTGGGTACCCGAGCCCTATCTCTGCCTGCAGTGTGGGTACCCGAGCCCTATCTCTGCCTGCAGTGAGTGTACCCGAGCCCTATCTCTGCCTGCAGTGAGTGTACCCGAGCCCTATCTCGGCCTGCAGTACAGTGTGTGTACCCGAGCCGTATCTCTGTGATAAACATCCAGAAATATTCAGTAGCAAAACTAAAATCATGAGGTCCACCCCCAGGATGTGGCAATTATCATAATACCCACCGAAACATGATTAGACCTCCTGCCACATCCGCAGGAGTACAGAGGGGTCCCCGATTCTGTAAATTAgtcttctccagcagcacagaggatgtcaggattcCACTGCTGCAGGAGGATAACAGCAGCAATCCTGGATCCCGAGCTCTGCAACCTGTGACTACAACTTCCAGTATGCTCCGGGAGAGCCACAGTGTGCAGAGCGCTGCATAGAGGGAGTATTGCAGAGCAGCGCGCAGGCGATGCATGGTAATCAGGTGAAGGGTGGCAGCTGCTGGGCGCAGGGTAGAATGGGGGGCTTGTCCATGGGGTCATGGGCTGCTCGCCACGTACAGAATCACAGAAAGCAAGAAATCTGGGCTGCACCGCAAATATGCTGTTCATCCGCAGCTTCCTATGACAAAGGGAAGGATCCTGCTGTGACCGGCGAGCGGTGGATAGACAGTGACGTCACCTATAGCCACGGACCCCATAAACTCCACCGAGCACTGCAGAAACATACAGGCAGCCGCTCCAATGCTACAAACCCCACAATGCACCCCTACAGGCGATCTAAGACCCCCGGATAATAGGAGGAGAGGGGAATGCATGCAAGGTGGGGGGAGgggcacattcattcctgcacacaCTTTACCTTCATATAAGAGCCACGTTCTGCAGTTTTGTGGTGAGGAAACGGGTCTCCGAGCTGCTCCAGTGTTGGGGGTCTTGGACCTCAGTCACATCGGGGTCTCGGAGGAGGCAGCAGTCTCAGCAGATGGAGCCTCATACTGTCAGAGACGATCATGGAAGAGAGAGCAGGGAGGGGAGAGGGGGTGAGAGATGTGTGTCCCTGGGGGCGCAGGGATCTATAGGGGCTGCAGGGAATCAGCTGACCAACAGTGCAGAGGTGAAGAGCTATAGGTGGAAGCAGAGGCCGCTACAATGTATCTATAGTATCAGAACAAGTATGTATCTATAGGTATCACACCTGCGATACTATGTAGCTATAGTATCAGACCAACAAGTACTATATATCTATAGTATCACACCTGCGAGTACTATATATCTATAGTATCACACCTGCGACTACTATATATCTATAGTATCACACCTGCGAGTACTATATATCTATAGGTATCACACCTGCGAGTACTATGTAGCTATAGTATCAGACCAAGTACTATATATCTATAGTATCACACTTGCGAGTACTATGTAGCTATAGTATCAGACCAACAAGTACTATATATCTATAGGTATCACACCTGCGAGTACTATGTAGCTATAGTATCAGACTAAGTACTATATATCTATAGTATCACACCTGCGAGTACTATGTAGCTATAGTATCAGACCAACAAGTACTATATATCTATAGTTTCACACCTGCGAGTACTATGTATCTATAGTATCAGACCAACAAGTACTATATATCTATAGTTTCACACCTGCGAGTACTATGTATCTATAGTATCAGACCAACAAgtactatatatctatagatatcagGTCAATAATTGCTATGCATCTATAATATCACACCTAAGAGGACACTGTACCTATAGTATCACACCTGAAAGCACCATGTATCTATAGTAAGACAAAGCGATGGATAGAGGGAGACTCTAGAGTTCATTATATAGGAAACGTATAAATGACTACAGGTCTTGTAAGGGGATATTGCACCAGATCTCCAGGACActcacagcttagagatatatagGTGGCAGGTCTCTGCTAGGCAGACATATAGGTATCGGATAAAAATCCCAGTGGATGGAAACAATCTATACGTGACAGAGTAACATaagtatatatacaaatatatgtaGGTAATAGGAGATAATAAATGGTGACAATGTATAGGTGAATGATGGGAGGTAAGAAGTGGATAGATCTGGATGTCATCTATGTCTGTGTATATAGCGCTATAGGTTTAATACTCCGCCAGGGATATTGATCCATAGGTGGTCACGAAGGGGTCTAGATGTGGGGAAATACGGAAGGTTCAGAATGGAGTACAGGTGAAAGGTCACGGGATCTATAAGTTCCAATAGGGGGTGAAATGTGCAGAGGGGTTTATATATCTCCTAAAATGCAAGGGGTAATATGCACAGGGACTCTATAGGCTCCAGGTGGCGGCAGGTGAATCTATAGGTGACCAGGTCGCAATATTCCAGCAGCAGTTTGCACAGGGTGGGGTAGATCTATAGGTGGTCCTGGGATAGGTTTCTGTATATCCAGATCACCTTATAGGTGGTGTGTTTATACTTCAGATGGATGCAGGTGTCTCTGTACATACAAACGGCAGCAGTAATGATCTATAGGTGACTGGGTCAGTATATCCCAGCAGCCATAGGCACTGGGTTAGGGTATATCGATAGGCTCCAATAGATGGTTGCAGGTGTTTCTGTATATCCAGGTGGCACGGGAGAACTATAAGTGACCAGCTCTATAGGCTCCAGCTCACAGCTGCAGGGTCTATAAGGGGTGAATTGTGTAGGAAGGGGGTCTATGTATATCCTACAAGGTGAGAGTTATATCCATTGGTGACACAGGAATTCTGTAGGCTCCAGGTGAAGTATATCCAGGTGAACTCTGTGGCTCTATAGGAGTCTAGGCCTGTATATTCCAGCAGCAGGAGGCACAGGATGGAGGTCTCTATCTAGGTCACACTATAGGCTCCAGGAGGGTCTTTCTATAGGCTCTCACTCAGAGATGCAGGGTCTTAGTGTATACAAGTCACCTTATAGGTGGTCTATGTAAAGGTGACTGTATACGTTTCCACCCCACACGGTTGCAATCGGTTGTATCTCCAGGTCACTCTATAGGTGACAGGAGGATCTATAATGTACAACAACTCAAGGCTGCAGTCCAGCAACTGGAGGTGCAGGAGAACTACTAGTGCCAGGTGACGGCTGTGGGGTCCGGTGAATCCAGGTGGTTCTATAGGTGACGGCTGTGGGGTTGCTGTATCCGGATGATCCTATAGGTGACTGCTGCAGGGGCTCTGGGTGGTTCTATAGGTGACGGCTGTGGGGTTGCTGTATCCGGATGATCCTATAGGTGACCGCTGCAGGGGCTCTGGGTGGTTCTATAGGTGACGGCTGTGGGGTTGCTGTATCCGGATGATCCTATAGGTGACCGCTGCAGGGGCTCTGGGTGGTTCTATAGGTGAAGGTTGTGGGGTCCGCTGTATCCGGGTGATCCTGTAGGTGAACGTTGTGGGTTCTTGTGTATCCCGGCCTCTCTGCAGGTTCCTTGTATCCTGGGCCCTCCAAACAGCAGATCTATAGGTGACAGGAGGGTCTCGGTGTATACCGGCCTCTCTGCAGGTGACGGCTGCAGGTTCCTTGTATCCTGGGCCCTCCAAACAGCAGATCTATAGGTGACAGGAGGGTCTCGGTGTATACTGGCCTCTCTGCAGGTGACGGCTGCAGTTTCCTTGTATCCTGGGCTCTCCAAACAGCAGATCTATAGGTGACAGGAGGGTCTCGGTGTATCCCGGCCTCTCTGCAGGTGACCGATGCAGGGTCCTTGTATCCGGGTCTCTAAAGGTAATGATGATATAAGTCTGTGTGTACCCAGGCAGTGGCAGATCTATAGGTGACGGCTGCAGGGTCCCTTTATCACGGTGATCCTATAGGTGACAGGAGGGTCCTTGTATCCAGGTCTCCCTGCAGACCCCGGGGGTCCCTGTATCCGAGTTCTCTGTAGGTTGGTGTCGTATCTGCAGGTCCTGGGGGTCCCTGTATCCCAGTCTCTATAGGTGACAGGAGGGTCCCTGTATCCGGGTCTCTCTGTAGGTTGGTGTCGTTTCTGCAGGCCCCGGGGGTCCCTGTATCCGGGTCTCTCTGCAGGTCCCGGGGGTCCCTGTATCCGGGTCTCTCTGCACGTCCCGGGGGTCCCTGTATCCGGGTCTCTCTGCAGGTCCCGGGGGTCCCTGTATCCGGGTCTCTCTGCAGGTCCCGGGGGTCCCTGTATCCGGGTCTCTCTGCGGGTCCCGGTATTCCGGTCTCTATAGGTGACGGCGGCGGTATACACAGACAGTGACGTCAGGCCTCGCAGTATACAGCAGGCTCCGGCAGTGTCGGGCTCTCCGGGGCCCCGGCCCGGGATGTGTGGGCTCCGGCCTCGGTGTCACTTCTGCCCCCTCCCGCTCTCAGGCCGCAGCATAGCAACGGGAGCTGCGCACTCACCGCACAGTCTCGCGAGAAGCTGCGgaggcagtgacgtcaccgctgtaacccGTGCGCTGCCGGCTGCTGCTGGACGGTGAATGGACGAGGAAGAGGAGACAACCGATGGCACCGGCGGCCGACCGGGCACATACCGAGAGGCCGGAGACAGCGACACCCGGAGGAGGCGGAGAGCGGAGACAGTAACAACAATAATATACTAGTGATAACAGTAACCATACTAGTGATAATAATACCAGTGATAACAGTAACCATAGTAACCATACTAGTGCTAATAATACTAGTGATAACAGTAACCATAGTAACCATACTAGTGATAATAATACCAGTGATAACAGTAACCATAGTAACCATACTAGTGCTAATAATACTAGTGATAACAGTAACCATAGTAACCATACTAGTGCTAATAATACTAGTGATAACAGTAACCATAGTAACCATACTAGTGCTAATAATACTAGTGATAACAGTAACCATAGTAACCATATTAGTGCTAATAATACTAGTGATAACAGTAACCATAGTAACCATACTAGTGATAATAATACTAGTGATAACAGTAACCATAGTAACCATACTAGTGATAATAATACTAGTGATAACAGTAACCATAGTAACCATACTAGTGATAATAATACTAGTGATAACAGTAACCATAGTAACCATACTAGTGATAATAATACTAGTGATAACAGTAACCATAGTAACCATACTAGTGCTAATAATACTAGTGATAACAGTAACCATAGTAACCATACTAGTGCTAATAATACTAGTGATAACAGTAACCATAGTAACCATACTAGTGCTAATAATACTAGTGATAACAGTAACCATAGTAACCATACTAGTGCTAATAATACTAGTGATAACAGTAACCATAGTAACCATACTAGTGCTAATAATACTAGTGATAACAGTAACCATAGTAACCATACTAGTGCTAATAATACTAGTGATAACAGTAACCATAGTAACCATACTAGTGCTAATAATACTAGTGATAACAGTAACCATAGTAACCATACTAGTGCTAATAATACTAGTGATAACAGTAACCATAGTAACCATACTAGTGCTAATAATACTAGTGATAACAGTAACCATAGTAACCATACTAGTGCTAATAATACTAGTGATAACAGTAACCATAGTAACCATACTAGTGCTAATAATACTAGTGATAACAGTAACCATAGTAACCATACTAGTGCTAATAATACTAGTGATAACAGTAACCATAGTAACCATACTAGTGCTAATAATACTAGTGATAACAGTAACCATAGTAACCATACTAGTGCTAATAATACTAGTGATAACAGTAACCATAGTAACCATACTAGTGCTAATAATACTAGTGATAACAGTAACCATAGTAACAATAGTATTAGTGATAACAGTAACCATAGTAACCATACTAGTGATAATAATACTAGTGATAACAGTAACCATAGTAACCATACTAGTGATAATAATACCAGTGATAACAGTAACCATAGTAACCATACTAGTGATAATAATACAAGTGATAACAGTAACCATAGTAACCATACTAGTGATAATAATACCAGTGATAACAGTAACCATAGTAACCATACTAGTGATAATACCAGTGATAACAGTAACCATAGTAACCATACTAGTGATAATACCAGTGATAACAGTAACCATAGTAACCATACTAGTGATAATAATACCAGTGATAACAGTAACCATAGTAACCATACTAGTGATAAGAATACCAGTGATAACAGTAACCATAGTAACCATACTAGTGATAATACCAGTGATAACAGTAACCATAGTAACCATACTAGTGATAATAATACCAGTGATAACAGTAACCATAGTAACCATACTAGTGATAAGAATACCAGTGATAACAGTAACCATAGTAACCATACTAGTGATAATAATACCAGTGATAACAGTAACCATAGTAACCATACTAGTGATAATAATACCAGTAATAACAGTAACCATGCTAGTGATAATACCAGTGATAACAGTAACCATAGTAACCATACTAGTGCTAATAATACTAGTGATAACAGTAACCATAGTAACCATACTAGTGATAATAATACCAGTGATAACAGTAACCATAGTAACCATACTAGTGATAATAATACCAGTGATAACAGTAACCATAGTAACCATACTAGTGATTATAATACCAGTGATAAGAGTAACCATAGTAACCATACTAGTGATAATAATACCAGTGATAATAGTAACCATACTAGTGATAATACCAGTGATAACAGTAACCATAGTAACCATACTAGTGATAATAATACCAGTGATAATAGTAACCATACTAGTGATAATACCAGTGATAACAGTAACCATAGTAACCATACTAGTGATAATAATACCAGTGATAATAGTAACCATACTAGTGATAATACCAGTGATAACAGTAACCATAGTAACCATACTAGTGATAATACTAGTGATAACAGTAACCATAGTAACCATACTAGTGATAAAAATACCAGTGATAACAGTAACCATAGTAACCATACTAGTGATAATAATACCAGTGATAACAGTAACCATAGTAACCATACTAGTGATAATAATACCAGTGATAACAGTAACCATAGTAACCATACTAGTGCTAATAATACCAGTAATAACAGTAACCATGCTAGTGATAATACCAGTGATAACAGTAACCATAGTAAACATACTAGTGATAATAATACCAGTGATAACAGTAACCATAGTAACCATACTAGTGATAATAATACCAGTGATAACAGTAACCATAGTAACCATACTAGTGATAATAATACCAGTGATAACAGTAACCATAGTAACCATACTAGTGATAATAATACCAGTGATAACAGTAACCATAGTAACCATACTAGTGCTAATAATACCAGTAATAACAGTAACCATGCTAGTGATGATACCAGTGATAACAGTAACCATAGTAACCATACTAGTGATAATACCAGTAATAACAGTAACCATAGTAACCATGCTAGTGATAATACCAGTGATAACAGTAACCATAGTAACCATACTAGTGATAATAATACCAGTGATAACAGTAACCATAGTAACCATACTAGTGATAATAATACAAGTGATAACAGTAACCATAGTAACCATACTAGTGATAATAATACCAGTGATAACAGTAACCATAGTAACCATACTAGTGATAATACCAGTGATAACAGTAACCATAGTAACCATACTAGTGATAATACCAGTGATAACAGTAACCATAGTAACCATACTAGTGATAAGAATACCAGTGATAACAGTAACCATAGTAACCATACTAGTGATAATAATACCAGTGATAACAGTAACCATAGTAACCATACTAGTGATAATAATGCCAGTGATAACAGTAACCATAGTAACCATACTAGTGATAATAATACCAGTGATAACAGTAACCATACTAGTGATAATAATACCAGTGATAACAGTAACCATAGTAACCATACTAGTGATAATAATACCAGTGATAACAGTAACCATAGTAACCATACTAGTGATAATACCAGTGATAACAGTTAACCATAGTAACCATACTAGTGATAATACCAGTGATAACAGTTAACCATAGTAACCATACTAGTGATAATACCAGTGATAACAGTAACCATAGTAACCATACTAGTGATAATACTAGTGATAACAGTAACCATAGTAACCATACTAGTGATAAGAATACCAGTGATAACAGTAACCATAGTAACCATACTAGTGATAAGAATACCAGTGATAACAGTAACCATAGTAACCATACTAGTGATAAGAATACTAGTGATAACAGTAACCATAGTAACCATACTAGTGATAAGAATACCAGTGATAACAGTAACCATATTAGTGATAATAATACCAGTGATAACAGTAACCATAGTAACCATACTAGTGATAATAATACCAGTAATAACAGTAaccatacaccatgttccaaattattatgcaaatgatatttttctcggattttcctaaatggtcggtgcatatgacagtcagtctaataaaagttatCACCCGTCagattatacattgaattttattggagaaacctcccaatgataacagtataatctccaaaatgaataaaaccccacaatgcactgctccaaattattaggcagtgtcgaatttctaaacatttgatgttttaaagaactgaaaagtctcatttgtggaatttgcagcattaggaggtcacattcactgagcaaaaaagctatttatctccaaaacctcctaacaaccaagttacatgtaacatcggAGCCTTCTGTgctgtcaccttcacaattcttgcctccattgaacttgtgggttttcggagagtttctgcttgtatttcttccctcccagagctgctgttttgatgtgaacggcctcccaccctcatagatcttgtgcttgatgattctccaaaggttctctgtagggttgaggtcaggtgaagatggcggccgcaccatgagtttatctccttttatgcccatagcagccaatgactcagaggtttctttgcagcatgagatggggcattgtcagcatgaagatgattttgctgctggtttctgctttttagaccatggaattttagaccatttttagaccatggaacctttttagaaaacacctgtgattgtcttaccgctgtctctaacatcatgtcctccctctatctgaaactaaacctgtcaaaaactgaactcctcgtgttctctccctctactaacctacctttgcctgacattgccatctccgtgtgcggttcc
The nucleotide sequence above comes from Ranitomeya imitator isolate aRanImi1 chromosome 7, aRanImi1.pri, whole genome shotgun sequence. Encoded proteins:
- the LOC138645772 gene encoding dentin sialophosphoprotein-like; the protein is MAPAADRAHTERPETATPGGGGERRHDNSNHSNHTSDNTSDNSNHSNHTSDNTSDNSNHSNHTSDNNTSDNSNHSNHTSDKNTSDNSNHSNHTSDNTSDNSNHSNHTSDNNTSDNSNHSNHTSDKNTSDNSNHSNHTSDNNTSDNSNHSNHTSDNNTSNNSNHASDNTSDNSNHSNHTSANNTSDNSNHSNHTSDNNTSDNSNHSNHTSDNNTSDNSNHSNHTSDYNTSDKSNHSNHTSDNNTSDNSNHTSDNTSDNSNHSNHTSDNNTSDNSNHTSDNTSDNSNHSNHTSDNNTSDNSNHTSDNTSDNSNHSNHTSDNTSDNSNHSNHTSDKNTSDNSNHSNHTSDNNTSDNSNHSNHTSDNNTSDNSNHSNHTSANNTSNNSNHASDNTSDNSNHSKHTSDNNTSDNSNHSNHTSDNNTSDNSNHSNHTSDNNTSDNSNHSNHTSDNNTSDNSNHSNHTSANNTSNNSNHASDDTSDNSNHSNHTSDNTSNNSNHSNHASDNTSDNSNHSNHTSDNNTSDNSNHSNHTSDNNTSDNSNHSNHTSDNNTSDNSNHSNHTSDNTSDNSNHSNHTSDNTSDNSNHSNHTSDKNTSDNSNHSNHTSDNNTSDNSNHSNHTSDNNASDNSNHSNHTSDNNTSDNSNHTSDNNTSDNSNHSNHTSDNNTSDNSNHSNHTSDNTSDNS